A window of SAR324 cluster bacterium genomic DNA:
TTTTTTAGCGATTTCTTTATCGCTACCGGGCAACCGTATAGATTCTTCTGTCATTTTAGCACTTGATCCCGCAGGAATAACAATTATGGCATCTTCATCACCTTCAAATTCAGGAGGTATAATATAGATATCACCTTCTTCACTAACTACGATTGTTGCACCGGTGTCGGACTCAAAGAAAACATCTCCTTCTGAACCACGGACACCAACTACCGCAGAGATAGTTCGAATTTTGAATTCACGTTTGCGATCATTGACTAAGGTACGATTAGGATTAACTTCAAATGTTAGATCACCTGTCAGCAGACGCGTATTACTTTCAGCTTCATTTTGATCTTCAACTCGGAAGACCGTATTAGATCTGAGAGTTACAACCTCGTCACCGGAACTGAGTATAACCCTGGCAGTAGAGTTTTTAGCAGTGTGAACCTGATCATCTACGTTGAGCAGTACGTTTGTGCCAATAGTTTTGTAGATACGCACTCGAGAGCCGTTGCTAACTTTGACCAAGCCCCGATCCAGGACCAACTGGCCCCGCTGCTGAGCTGCTACTGGTGAAGCCAAGACGATCAGGAGCGCTATAAGAGCAGTAATCCAGACAGTCTTGTGTGGCCGGAGTGAAACAAACATAGAGCCTTATTTGTAGATGAAGGTGAACTGGAGAGCGGTTTGGTACTTCCAGTAGTCCTGATCAGTTAGGTTGGATGTCTTGGTTTCCAGTTTGCGAGAGAGATTGATGATCATCCAAGGAGCGTAGGGGTATGTTATCCCAACAGTTGTAACATTCTTACGATCTCTTTCATGCACACCGTCATCGTTGGCGAGTCTCTTCTCACTTTCTGATATATCATGCTTCAATTTGAAGCTGATTGGTTTGACGGGAATAGTCACATCCGCAGAGAATTTCAGATCAACTTTGTCTTTCGTGTCGTTATTTAGATCCGTCAAGGTGTAGCTAAGCTTAGTGCCGTATTTCCAATCAGCTAGTGTAAACTTATTGCTAACTTCCAATTTATCAGCTGTTCCATCATCAGTCATTGAACCAATTGCATCTTT
This region includes:
- a CDS encoding FecR domain-containing protein, producing MFVSLRPHKTVWITALIALLIVLASPVAAQQRGQLVLDRGLVKVSNGSRVRIYKTIGTNVLLNVDDQVHTAKNSTARVILSSGDEVVTLRSNTVFRVEDQNEAESNTRLLTGDLTFEVNPNRTLVNDRKREFKIRTISAVVGVRGSEGDVFFESDTGATIVVSEEGDIYIIPPEFEGDEDAIIVIPAGSSAKMTEESIRLPGSDKEIAKKDAIVQTRKKNQQEREKQAEKKTAEKKTAEKKTAEKKTAEKKTAEKKTAEKKTAEKKTAEKKQSQNQG